The segment GTTGACTAGTATCGTAACTCCCTGCAGGTTCTGTTCTTGATCGACCTCTGTTTCACCCGATTTGATAATGCGCGTTAACCTTGTTTCCGGTAAATAATCCTCAATATTCATTCCCATTGGCTCTTCATCAAGACCTGCCCTTTTAAAAAGCTTACTCGCTGCCTTGTTAACAAGGGTGATTTTTCCTTCCTGGTCAATCGCGATAATTCCCTCGCGCACAGACTGAAGCATAGAACTGCGCTCTTCAAGCAGCTTTGCAATAACAGACGGCTCAAGTCCTAACAGGGTTTTTTTGATATACCTTGCCAAAACAACGGCACCGATTATTCCAATAAGAAGACCAATTAACGTCCCAAGCACAATCCCCATCCGGCCTTTATCAACAGCTTCTGTAACACTTTTTAAAGAAATCCCAACAGCAACTGCCCCAATTTGTTTGCCCTCTGAATCTTTAATTGGCGTAAATGCCCTCATAGATTTACCGAGAGTTCCCTTTGAAATGGAAACATACTCCTTCCCCTTAAGAACAGGCCCTTCATCTCCCCCCAAAAAGTGCTTCCCCACCTTGTTAGACTCAGGATGTGACAGCCGAATACCGGACATATCCATAACAACAACAAAGTTCACATTCGTTTTGTCGTTTATTTGATTAGCAAAAACTTGAATATCTGCTTGATTCTCTTTTCCCTCAAGAGCATTAATCACCAATGGCGAAACGGCCATTGTCCTTGCAACATTCAGCGCCTTTTCCTTCTGTGTCTCTTCTACACTGGAAGTAATACTTTTACTTATAAGCAAGTCGGTTATCCCAAGTGATAACGCAACTACAATGCATACAAAAATAATAATGATAGCTTGTAAACTAAGTTTGCCCTTTTTCATAAATTCCTCCAGGTATGATTATCATTATAGGTAGGTAAAAATAAGAGAATACCATTAAGCCTCAAGATTAGCTTTAAGTAGCTCTCTCCTTATATTATTGAATGAACCAACTGCTATTATTAAAAGTAACTTTTATAGAGATTTGATTAATAAGCGCTTTCAATTAAACAGAATATATTTATCCCATTTTATTATAGTACTTGAACCCAGCAAGTTGATTTATGTAATTAAAAAAAGTTTTATTCTGGAATAAATAGGAATCCAAACACAAAAAAACCCCACTTTCTTCAAAAAGAAAGTGGGGTTGGTGTGAGAATATTTTCTCATATAGGGTGAAAAATAGTAGTAGCTATTTTTCAGATGTTTGGCTTATTTAGCCTTACATCATGCCGCCCATTCCACCCATGCCGCCCATATCAGGCATTCCAGCACCAGCGCCTGCTGGTTCAGGTTTATCTGCTACAACAGCCTCTGTTGTTAAGAACATAGCAGCAACGCTTCCTGCGTTTTGAAGTGCAGAACGAGTAACTTTAGTTGGGTCAACGATTCCTGTTTCAATCATGTTTACCCATTGGCCGTTAGCAGCGTTGAAGCCTGTTCCAACTGCTTCGTGTTTAAGGCGCTCAACGATAACTGATCCTTCAAGACCTGCATTGTGAGCGATTTGACGAACTGGCTCCTCGATTGCGCGAAGAACGATGTTGATACCAGTAGCTTCGTCGCCTTCTGCTTCGATAGAAGCAACTTTGTTGTATACGTTTAGAAGTGCAGTACCACCACCAGCTACAATACCTTCTTCCACTGCAGCACGAGTTGAGTTCAATGCATCTTCAATGCGCAATTTGCGCTCTTTCAATTCTGTTTCAGTCGCAGCGCCGACTTTAACGACAGCAACTCCGCCTGCAAGCTTAGCAAGACGCTCTTGTAATTTCTCACGGTCGAACTCAGAAGTAGTTTCTTCTAATTGAGCGCGGATTTGGTTGATGCGTGATGCGATGCTTGCTGAATCTCCAGCACCCTCTACAATTGTTGTGTTTTCTTTTGTAACAACAACTTTTGCAGCGCGGCCTAATGATTCGATTGTTGCAGATTTAAGGTCTAAGCCAAGATCTTCTGTAATAACCTCTCCGCCAGTCAATACAGCGATATCTTCTAGCATTGCTTTACGGCGATCACCGAAGCCTGGTGCTTTAACAGCAACAGCTGTGAAAGTTCCGCGAAGTTTGTTCACTACTAATGTAGCATTTGCTTCACCTTCTACATCTTCTGCTACGATCAATAATGGTTTTCCTTGTTGAACAACTTGCTCAAGCACTGGCAGGATTTCTTGAATGTTAGTTATCTTCTTATCAGTGATTAAGATGTATGGGTTGTCAAGAACAGCTTCCATTTTGTCTGAATCAGTTACCATGTAAGGAGATACATATCCGCGGTCGAATTGCATACCTTCTACAACATCTAATTCAGTTGTGAATCCTTTAGATTCTTCAATTGTGATAACACCGTCGTTACCAACACGTTCCATTGCTTCTGCAATCAATTGACCAACTTCTTCGTCAGCAGCAGAGATAGCAGCTACTTGTGCAATAGAAGCTTTGCCTTCGATTGGTTTAGAGATAGCCTTCAACTCTTCGATAGCTGTTGCAATCGCTTTGTCCATCCCTTTGCGGATACCCATTGGGTTTGCACCAGCAGTTACGTTTTTAAGTCCTTCACGGATCATCGCTTGTGCCAATACTGTAGCAGTTGTTGTTCCGTCCCCTGCAACATCATTTGTTTTGCTTGCAACTTCAGCTACAAGTTTTGCACCCATGTTTTCAAAAGCATCTTCTAATTCGATTTCTTTTGCGATCGTAACACCATCGTTTGTGATTAGTGGTGAACCATATTTCTTTTCAAGCACAACATTGCGTCCTTTAGGTCCAAGTGTTACTTTAACTGCGTCAGCAAGTGCATCTACACCACGAAGCATAGAGCGGCGAGCTTCTTCACTAAATTTAATATCTTTAGCCATTTAAAAAAACCTCCTCAAGTATTTTAAATTACGTATATATTAATTTTTCTATTATTGTACGATTGCAAGAATGTCGCTTTCGCGAAGGATTAAATATTCTTTCCCTTCATATTTAACTTCAGTTCCAGAATATTTTGAGAAGATAATTACATCATCAACAGAAACATCGAGTGCAGCACGCTCTCCATTGTCAAGAACACGGCCGTTTCCAACTGCTACTACTTTACCTTCTTGTGGTTTTTCCTTAGCAGAATCAGGCAACACGATACCACTTGCAGTTTTTTCTTCTGTTTCAACAAGCTCAATAACAATTCGATCTCCTAATGGCTTTAACAAGTGAAACAACCTCCTCAAGTTTTATGTAAATTCATCACTATTAGCACTCATCACTCTTGAGTGCTAACACAATTATTATATTAATTAATCTTTTTATAATTTGCAAGAGACAACACTTAGATTTTACAAAAAAATTAAACCTCGTAGTTTTCACGCCTTTAAGAAGTATACACTCTTTCTTCGACTTTATTCATAAATTCTCCTCTTTTTAATGTGTTCTATTTGAGTAAGCAAGCACTTATTAGTAGAATAAATAGTGTATGTATTACTCATTCTAATCATTATCTGCATAAAGCGATTTGCCATTATGTTTAATGGGAAGAATACATAAGCTCTTATCTTTATATGCTTATTCTATATAGTAGAATAATCGAAAAGGAGTAAGATATCTTGAAAAAAGAATATTGGATTATTGTAATATCGTATATTGCTATGCAATTATCGACATTAATTGGTGTTCCCATCGTTATGTTTATCGGGAAGCTGCTCGGGTATGATACTGCAAATCTTGGAATGGCCTCCGTAGTTATTTGGCTGATTTTCAGCTTTGTTGTGACATTGCTAATTATCCTTATCCTGCTTCGTCATGAGATGAAAAATCCCCTTCGCCACAATGCCGCGAGCATCCCTGCAAGCATTGGATGGGCAGTGGCAGGTGTATTTCTTTCCTTGGTTGCTCAAAGTATTGCCGGCTCCATTGAAATGGCTTTAGGTATAGAGCAAGAATCAGAAAATACGCAGCAGCTTATGGGCTTTGTTGAGTACAGTCCGCTTGTGATACTTGTGATTGCCGTTGCCGGTCCAATCTTGGAGGAGATAATCTTTCGAAAGATTATTTTCGGGGTACTCTATAACCGATTAGGCTTCTTTCTATCTGCGCTGATTAGTTCCCTTGTCTTTGCGGCCGCACATATGGAATTTGTGCATATTCTGCTGTATGCCAGCATGGGCTTCACCTTCGCCTTCCTTTATGTTAGGACAAAAAGAATCTGGGTTCCGATTACTGCTCATGTAGCAATGAACTCACTAGTCGTTATCATCCAGTATAATCTGGATGCCATTGAGGAATGGCAAAGGAATATGGAGAATATTTCACAATTTATTGGAGGATTTTTATGAGGAAGTCAGCATTACTCTCTGGAATACTATATTTAATACTCGGTGCTTTATTTACCTATTTTGCTGTTCAATCAGTCCGTGATCATGGAGGCTGGGGATTCTTCTCCTATATTCTTGTCATACTGGCAACATTTGATATAGGAACTGGAATTCGTCTTATCTCCTTCCATTATTTCATTAAAAGGGCTGCTCGCAAAAAGCAGGAAAGATAAACCTTGTATAAATATAAAAAAAAGCAATTATAAATGTAGCATTTATAATTGCTTTTTTTAGGCTCATTCCTCTATTCCTCTTCTGTTACCTCTGGTGTTGGATAATGCTTAAGGAAGTAAACTAGAGATTGTAGCTCAACCGCTAAATCAATATGATGAATGCGTACACTTGCAGGAACTGACAATCGGGCTGGTGTAAAGTTCAAAATACCTTTAATGGAGCTATCAACAAGACGATCAGTAATCGTTTGTGCAACTGCAGCTGGTACAGTTAAGATAGCAACCTGGATATCATGCTCAAGGATAACCTTTTCCAGGTCGTCCATATGATGAATATCTACATCTCCAATAGGCTGTCCAACCTTGTCTTCTGCAATATCAAATGCCACTTCAATTTTCGTATTGTTGTTTTTCAAGAAATTATAATTTAAAAAGGCAACCCCTAAATTTCCTACACCAATCAGGGCAACCTTCGTCAGTTCGTCTTGATCTAGTGTTTTTCGGAAAAAGGAAAGCAGATAATTTACATTATATCCATACCCTTTTTTCCCTAATGCTCCAAAATACGAGAAATCTCTTCTGATGGTAGCTGAATCTACCTTCACTGCTTCACTCAGTTCTGCAGACGAAACTCTTTGTTTCCCTGATGAATGCAAATTTTTTAAGAAGCGATAATATAAAGGCAACCGCTTCGCAGTCGCTTGCGGTATCTTCATTATCTCATTGCTCATTGTGATCCCCTACCTTAATATTACATCTTATCTATCCCTGCTGTTTATCTATTCCTTTTGTATGAACCATTAACTCCGCCTGATTTCTCAAGCAAATAGGTTTCGCCAATGACCATTCCTTTATCAATTGCTTTGCACATATCGTAAACTGTTAAGGCCGTAACGGATGCTGCAGTTAATGCTTCCATTTCCACTCCAGTACTTCCAACCGTTTTTGCCGACACCTCTATAACTAGACGGTAATCATCGTTTTCTTCTTCCCAATGGAAGGAAATATCGACTCCCTTTAAGGAAATGGGATGACACATCGGAATTAAGTCAGATGTTTTCTTTGCTGCCATAATGCCTGCTACTTGGGCTACAGCCAAAACATCTCCTTTTTTTATCGTATTATTGTTAATGCTCTCATATATATGTTTATTTACAATAATGCTTGAGTGAGCTACTGCATTACGAGCTGTTTCGCTTTTTTCACTTATATCAACCATTTTTGCTCTACCCTCATCATTAAAGTGTGTAAAACTCTTCATTTTTAACACCTCTAAGCAAATCATACACTATTTTCCTGATAAAGTGTATCATTAAAGAATTTTCGTAGCCTGCGATTGCCTTTATTGCGGTTTCCCTTACATTTAAGTTACACTTGATATACATACATTTTGAGGTGAATTTCGTAATGATACTTTTACAAGTGAATCAGCTTTCCAAATACTTTGGAGCTGAAATAATCTTATCCAATATAAAATTAGAAGTGCAAACAAGAGACAGAATTGCGTTAGTAGGCAGAAATGGTGCTGGAAAATCTACTTTATTAAAAATGATTGCTGGCCAGCTTTCCTATGATTCCGGGGAGATCATCAAGCCAAAAAATGTTGAAATTGGCTACTTAGCTCAAAATACCGGTCTTGAATCAAACTTGTCCATTTGGGACGAGATGCTCACTGTTTTTAAAGGCCTTCAGCAGCAAGAAGCGGAACTTAGAAAGCTCGAGCAGCAGATGGCAGACCCAGCTGTTAGCACCCAGCCTGATAGGTTCGAAAAGATTTTGAAGGAATATGATGTACTCCAATATAACTTTAAGGAAAATGGGGGATATCAGTATGAAGCAGATATTCGCTCTGTTCTTCACGGTTTAAATTTCGCATCCTTTGATTACAGCACAAAAATTTCAACATTGAGCGGAGGCCAAAAAACAAGGCTTGCTCTTGCAAAGCTATTACTCACAACACCTGAAATCTTAATTCTGGATGAGCCAACAAATCATTTGGATATAGAAACACTTTCATGGCTTGAGCAATATTTACAAGGATATGATGGTGCAGTCCTTATTGTTTCCCATGACCGTTATTTCTTAGATAAAGTTGTAACCCAAATATATGAGCTTTCTCGGACCAATATTCAGAAGTTTATTGGAAATTACAGCTCTTACTTAGAACAAAAAGCGGAGAACTATGAACGGGACATGAAGGTTTACGAAAAACAACAGGAAGAGATTGCAAAGCTTGAGACATTCATTCAAAAAAACCTGGCAAGAGCCTCCACTACGAAAAGAGCACAAAGCAGAAGAAAAACACTTGACCGTATGGATCGACTCGATCGTCCAGATGGAGATGAAAAGTCCGCTTCGTTTGGATTTCAAATCGAGAAGCAAACAGGTAATGATGTGTTAAAAATCCAAGATCTTGCTATTGGCTATGATGACAATACTGTTTCGCGAAACATCACCTTCCAGTTGACCAGAGGGGATAGTGTTGCATTGGTTGGACCTAATGGTGTCGGCAAATCAACATTATTGAAGACGATTATCTCAAAAATTGAAAAGCATGCTGGAACTACTGCTTGGGGAACAAATGTAATGGTGGGCTATTATGATCAAGAACAAGCAGAACTTCATTCTAATAAAAGGGTATTGAATGAGTTATGGGACGAGTTTCCCCTAAGACCTGAAAAAGAAATCAGGACAGTATTAGGCAATTTTCTTTTCTCTGGTGATGATGTTTTGAAGATTGTTAATTCATTAAGCGGCGGAGAAAAAGCTCGGCTTGCTCTTGCAAAGCTTATGATGGAAAAGCCAAATGTTCTCATTTTGGATGAGCCCACAAACCATCTTGATTTGGATAGCAAAGAAGTGTTAGAAAATGCTCTGATTGATTATCCTGGCACGTTATTATTTGTTTCCCATGACCGTTACTTCATTAATCGGATCGCGACAAAAGTGGTAGAGCTACAACCAGAGGGTTCTACTGAATTTCTTGGGGACTATGACTATTATGTAGAAAAGAAATTAGAGCAAGAAGAACTGCTTGCACTTGAAACGAATGCTTTAAGTTCAGCAATAGCTGTTGAAGCATCAGAAAAAACGTCCTATCAACAGGATAAAGAAGCTAAAAAGGCAGAACGACAACGTATGCGCCGCATTGAAGAAATTGAGAAAACAATTGAAGGCTTAGAGCAAAATGTAGCAGAGCATGAGGAAAAACTATGTGAGCCTGACATTTTCCAAGACCACGAAAAGGTTTTTGAACTGAATAAAGAACTAGAGGAATTCAAAAGTGAAATAGACAGACTTATGGATGAGTGGACTGAATTGTCAGATAAGTAAAAAGTACTGGGCGGTAATCTGCCCAGTACTTTTTTTCCACATTTTTATCCACATAAAAATAGCTATTATATTAGCTTTCCACAGGATTATTCACACTATCCACAATTTATTCTGTTTTTACCCACATTATCCACAGGTATGTGGACACACGAATTAAAAACGAAAAATAAATCCCTGTTTATAAACAGGGATTTATACCTAGTTGTGGATAGTAATATCTAAACCAGGATTTCCATTCAAATCTAAAAGTGCTCTTTGACCTTTTTTATAGAAAATTGTTCCTGCAGCACCAATCATTGCAGCATTATCTGTGCATAAAGATAGCGGTGGAATCGTTAATTTAACATCTTTAAGCCCTGAGAATTTCTCTTCTAAAGCAGTTCTTAATCCTTTGTTTGCAGCAACTCCGCCGGCAAGGACAACCTGCTTTACCTTATATTCCTTAACTGCTTGAAGTGTTTTCGTCGTCAAAACATCAATTACACTTTCTTGAAAGCTTGCCGCCAAATCTTCTGGCTTGATGACTTCTCCTCTTTGTTCAGCATTATGAACAGTGTTGATAACTGCCGACTTTAACCCGCTGAAGCTAAAATCATAGCTGCCTTCCAGCCATGCTCGCGGCAGCTTAATGGACGCTTCTCCTTCAGCCGCCAGCCTGTCTATATGCGGTCCCCCTGGATAAGGAAGCTTTAAAGTTCTTGCCACTTTGTCATAAGCTTCCCCTGCTGCATCGTCCCTTGTTTCACCAATTACTTCAAAATGGCCATGTTCCTTCATATATACAAGTTCTGTATGACCACCAGATACGACTAATGCCAATAGAGGAAATTCTAAATTATCCACAAGCTGGTTTGCATAAATATGTCCTGCTATATGATGGACTCCAACAAGAGGAATACCGTGTGCAAAGCTGACTGCCTTTGCCGCATTAACACCAACAAGCAAAGCACCAACAAGTCCAGGACCTTCTGTGACGGCTATAGCATCTAGATCTTTATAGGTTACTTCAGCCGTTTTTAATGCTTCTTCCATAACCAATGTTATTTGTTCAACATGATGCCTTGAGGCAATCTCAGGGACCACACCGCCAAATCTTTTATGGCTCTCAATTTGAGAAGCTACAACATTCGATAGTATTTCAGTTCCATTTTTAATGATAGATACAGCCGTCTCATCACAGCTTGTTTCCATTCCCATTATTAAAATATCTTTTTTCATTATATATTCACCCACATTACTAAAGCATCTTCTTGATTATCGGTATAATAGTTCTTTCTGATTGCCCCATTTTGGAAACCAAGCTTCTTATACAGGTTTTGGGCAACTGTGTTTGACACCCTTACTTCCAATGTCATTGACTTAGCTCCAAGTCTTTTTGATTGTTCCATCATTGTTCCTAGTAGCTGTTCGCCAAGCTTTTGGCCTCTGAATTCAGGCAAAATGGCAATGTTCGTAATATGAACCTCGTCAATGACAATCCATGCCCCAATATAACCAACCAATTGCTCTCCATTTTCAATGACTATATACTTAGCAAATTTATTATGAGTCAATTCATTATAAAAAGCGTCCTTGCTCCATGGCGTACTAAAGGAAAGTGTCTCAATTATATGGACATTATCAATATCTCCAATGGTCATTTCTCGAAAAAGATAATCTGCCATAATAATCTACTCTTCCTTTAACTCTTTATTATTTGCCTTAAGCCAGTTTGCTTCTGCCTCTACAAGACGAATATAATTCGGAGTGAATGGATGGACTTCCTCTGCCTCCATAGCTTGGCCTAACCTCGCCAAAACAGACGGCCTTGGGTTAAAGTCTGCATAATCTGCAAACACAGCAATTTCTTTTAATTCTGTTTCAAATAATTCCTTATGGATGGATAGGTCATTACCAGTAAATAATACCTTTTCCTGCTCCGAACTTAATCTGCTTACCCAATCCTTTGCTAGGATAAGCTGATCCTTCTCCACTTGCTCTACATTCCCGTTAGTAAACTTGAATAGGCCTGTATATATTTGCCCTCTTCTTGCATCAAACAGTGGACTTACACTGCCTGGGAAATACCGGCCAGCACTTGCTGCCAGAACCTGCAAACTAGACACGCCAACAAGCGGAATGTTCAACGTCCAAGCAAGTGTTTTTGCTATTGTAACTCCAATCCGGACACCTGTATAAGAACCAGGACCTTTCGCTACTACGATTTTCGTCAAATCAGTTGGGCTTACATCACATTCCTTCATTAGCATTTCAATTGCCGGCATTGCTCTGACAGAATGATTCTTTTTCAGGTTTGTAATATATTCTCCAATAACTTTATCCTGATCAATAATTGCGATGCCCAATACAAGATTGGATGTATCAATGGCTAGTATTTTCATTTCATTAACTCCTTACATAAGTGCACATATCTTGACCCATAGGGGTTTAGCACAATTTCTCTTTCTGTCTCATTTTTATAGTGAAGACTTATTTTCAAATATTCTTCTGGCAGCTGTTCCCCTATTAAGTGAGCCCATTCTACAACTGTAACACCATTACCTTCAAAATATTCATCAAAACCAAGATCTTCAAAGGCATCTTCCACTCGGTAAACATCCATATGGTAAAGAGGAAGTCTTCCTACATACTCCTTAATAATCGTGAATGTCGGACTGTTAACTGTTCTTGTAATCCCAAGCCCTTTTGCTAATCCTTTTGTAAAGGTAGTTTTTCCTGCACCTAAGTCTCCTTCAAGTGTCAGCACATCTCCTTTATCTAAGAGCTCAGCAAGCCTTGTAGCAAAAGCCATTGTCTCATCCGCATTAGTTGTTTTCCATATTAATTTATCCATAAAACTCACCTAGTTTGTCTAAGATTATTTTTCCTATCTTCATTATATAGATAGTGAGGAAACATTCCTAATAAATGTAACAATGTTTCCTTTTTTTCTAAAAAAAAATCCTTAGGTTTGACCCTAAGGATTTTCCGGTTTGATTGCGGGGACAGGATTTGAACCTGCGACCTTCGGGTTATGAGCCCGACGAGCTACCAGACTGCTCCACCCCGCGACGGTAATATAAAATATGCCTGGCGACGTCCTACTCTCACAGGGGGAGAACCCCCAACTACCATCGGCGCTGAGAAGCTTAACTTCCGTGTTCGGTATGGGAACGGGTGTGACCTTCTCGCTATCGCCACCAGACTATTATGTTTTTATGAGTTGTTCTCTCAAAACTAAATCATATAGGAAGAAAAACACAGGAACCAAGTAATCTTTTGTCCAGCTTCAAAAGTCTAGGGCTTTTTTCCACTTTTCATTTTAGTTAAGTCCTCGATC is part of the Niallia taxi genome and harbors:
- the dcuS gene encoding DcuS/MalK family sensor histidine kinase; translation: MKKGKLSLQAIIIIFVCIVVALSLGITDLLISKSITSSVEETQKEKALNVARTMAVSPLVINALEGKENQADIQVFANQINDKTNVNFVVVMDMSGIRLSHPESNKVGKHFLGGDEGPVLKGKEYVSISKGTLGKSMRAFTPIKDSEGKQIGAVAVGISLKSVTEAVDKGRMGIVLGTLIGLLIGIIGAVVLARYIKKTLLGLEPSVIAKLLEERSSMLQSVREGIIAIDQEGKITLVNKAASKLFKRAGLDEEPMGMNIEDYLPETRLTRIIKSGETEVDQEQNLQGVTILVNRVPVVVGNQAVGAIATFRDKTEVQHLAEQLTGVRNYADALRAQAHEFMNKLHVILGLVRTEQYDTLADYVNETVNHRETEMSFVTKKVQDPVLAGFLIGKLSFARESGVSFSFDCANMLPKPANSEITHELITIIGNLLDNAIEAIANSINKKVHLKLDYAEDILTIEVKDTGMGMTNSLQNKILDKGFSTKGNNRGFGLYLLAQAIERLEGELIISSKPGKGTSFAAYVSYQEEDEEN
- the groL gene encoding chaperonin GroEL (60 kDa chaperone family; promotes refolding of misfolded polypeptides especially under stressful conditions; forms two stacked rings of heptamers to form a barrel-shaped 14mer; ends can be capped by GroES; misfolded proteins enter the barrel where they are refolded when GroES binds); amino-acid sequence: MAKDIKFSEEARRSMLRGVDALADAVKVTLGPKGRNVVLEKKYGSPLITNDGVTIAKEIELEDAFENMGAKLVAEVASKTNDVAGDGTTTATVLAQAMIREGLKNVTAGANPMGIRKGMDKAIATAIEELKAISKPIEGKASIAQVAAISAADEEVGQLIAEAMERVGNDGVITIEESKGFTTELDVVEGMQFDRGYVSPYMVTDSDKMEAVLDNPYILITDKKITNIQEILPVLEQVVQQGKPLLIVAEDVEGEANATLVVNKLRGTFTAVAVKAPGFGDRRKAMLEDIAVLTGGEVITEDLGLDLKSATIESLGRAAKVVVTKENTTIVEGAGDSASIASRINQIRAQLEETTSEFDREKLQERLAKLAGGVAVVKVGAATETELKERKLRIEDALNSTRAAVEEGIVAGGGTALLNVYNKVASIEAEGDEATGINIVLRAIEEPVRQIAHNAGLEGSVIVERLKHEAVGTGFNAANGQWVNMIETGIVDPTKVTRSALQNAGSVAAMFLTTEAVVADKPEPAGAGAGMPDMGGMGGMGGMM
- the groES gene encoding co-chaperone GroES, giving the protein MLKPLGDRIVIELVETEEKTASGIVLPDSAKEKPQEGKVVAVGNGRVLDNGERAALDVSVDDVIIFSKYSGTEVKYEGKEYLILRESDILAIVQ
- a CDS encoding CPBP family intramembrane glutamic endopeptidase: MKKEYWIIVISYIAMQLSTLIGVPIVMFIGKLLGYDTANLGMASVVIWLIFSFVVTLLIILILLRHEMKNPLRHNAASIPASIGWAVAGVFLSLVAQSIAGSIEMALGIEQESENTQQLMGFVEYSPLVILVIAVAGPILEEIIFRKIIFGVLYNRLGFFLSALISSLVFAAAHMEFVHILLYASMGFTFAFLYVRTKRIWVPITAHVAMNSLVVIIQYNLDAIEEWQRNMENISQFIGGFL
- a CDS encoding YdiK family protein is translated as MRKSALLSGILYLILGALFTYFAVQSVRDHGGWGFFSYILVILATFDIGTGIRLISFHYFIKRAARKKQER
- a CDS encoding redox-sensing transcriptional repressor Rex, with amino-acid sequence MSNEIMKIPQATAKRLPLYYRFLKNLHSSGKQRVSSAELSEAVKVDSATIRRDFSYFGALGKKGYGYNVNYLLSFFRKTLDQDELTKVALIGVGNLGVAFLNYNFLKNNNTKIEVAFDIAEDKVGQPIGDVDIHHMDDLEKVILEHDIQVAILTVPAAVAQTITDRLVDSSIKGILNFTPARLSVPASVRIHHIDLAVELQSLVYFLKHYPTPEVTEEE
- the moaC gene encoding cyclic pyranopterin monophosphate synthase MoaC, with protein sequence MKSFTHFNDEGRAKMVDISEKSETARNAVAHSSIIVNKHIYESINNNTIKKGDVLAVAQVAGIMAAKKTSDLIPMCHPISLKGVDISFHWEEENDDYRLVIEVSAKTVGSTGVEMEALTAASVTALTVYDMCKAIDKGMVIGETYLLEKSGGVNGSYKRNR
- a CDS encoding ABC-F family ATP-binding cassette domain-containing protein, encoding MILLQVNQLSKYFGAEIILSNIKLEVQTRDRIALVGRNGAGKSTLLKMIAGQLSYDSGEIIKPKNVEIGYLAQNTGLESNLSIWDEMLTVFKGLQQQEAELRKLEQQMADPAVSTQPDRFEKILKEYDVLQYNFKENGGYQYEADIRSVLHGLNFASFDYSTKISTLSGGQKTRLALAKLLLTTPEILILDEPTNHLDIETLSWLEQYLQGYDGAVLIVSHDRYFLDKVVTQIYELSRTNIQKFIGNYSSYLEQKAENYERDMKVYEKQQEEIAKLETFIQKNLARASTTKRAQSRRKTLDRMDRLDRPDGDEKSASFGFQIEKQTGNDVLKIQDLAIGYDDNTVSRNITFQLTRGDSVALVGPNGVGKSTLLKTIISKIEKHAGTTAWGTNVMVGYYDQEQAELHSNKRVLNELWDEFPLRPEKEIRTVLGNFLFSGDDVLKIVNSLSGGEKARLALAKLMMEKPNVLILDEPTNHLDLDSKEVLENALIDYPGTLLFVSHDRYFINRIATKVVELQPEGSTEFLGDYDYYVEKKLEQEELLALETNALSSAIAVEASEKTSYQQDKEAKKAERQRMRRIEEIEKTIEGLEQNVAEHEEKLCEPDIFQDHEKVFELNKELEEFKSEIDRLMDEWTELSDK
- the tsaD gene encoding tRNA (adenosine(37)-N6)-threonylcarbamoyltransferase complex transferase subunit TsaD, coding for MKKDILIMGMETSCDETAVSIIKNGTEILSNVVASQIESHKRFGGVVPEIASRHHVEQITLVMEEALKTAEVTYKDLDAIAVTEGPGLVGALLVGVNAAKAVSFAHGIPLVGVHHIAGHIYANQLVDNLEFPLLALVVSGGHTELVYMKEHGHFEVIGETRDDAAGEAYDKVARTLKLPYPGGPHIDRLAAEGEASIKLPRAWLEGSYDFSFSGLKSAVINTVHNAEQRGEVIKPEDLAASFQESVIDVLTTKTLQAVKEYKVKQVVLAGGVAANKGLRTALEEKFSGLKDVKLTIPPLSLCTDNAAMIGAAGTIFYKKGQRALLDLNGNPGLDITIHN
- the rimI gene encoding ribosomal protein S18-alanine N-acetyltransferase; translated protein: MADYLFREMTIGDIDNVHIIETLSFSTPWSKDAFYNELTHNKFAKYIVIENGEQLVGYIGAWIVIDEVHITNIAILPEFRGQKLGEQLLGTMMEQSKRLGAKSMTLEVRVSNTVAQNLYKKLGFQNGAIRKNYYTDNQEDALVMWVNI
- the tsaB gene encoding tRNA (adenosine(37)-N6)-threonylcarbamoyltransferase complex dimerization subunit type 1 TsaB, whose amino-acid sequence is MKILAIDTSNLVLGIAIIDQDKVIGEYITNLKKNHSVRAMPAIEMLMKECDVSPTDLTKIVVAKGPGSYTGVRIGVTIAKTLAWTLNIPLVGVSSLQVLAASAGRYFPGSVSPLFDARRGQIYTGLFKFTNGNVEQVEKDQLILAKDWVSRLSSEQEKVLFTGNDLSIHKELFETELKEIAVFADYADFNPRPSVLARLGQAMEAEEVHPFTPNYIRLVEAEANWLKANNKELKEE
- the tsaE gene encoding tRNA (adenosine(37)-N6)-threonylcarbamoyltransferase complex ATPase subunit type 1 TsaE, whose product is MDKLIWKTTNADETMAFATRLAELLDKGDVLTLEGDLGAGKTTFTKGLAKGLGITRTVNSPTFTIIKEYVGRLPLYHMDVYRVEDAFEDLGFDEYFEGNGVTVVEWAHLIGEQLPEEYLKISLHYKNETEREIVLNPYGSRYVHLCKELMK